Genomic segment of Acidobacteriota bacterium:
CGCACGCGCAACGGCCAGGAGAAGAGTCCGATGAAAAAGCTGCTGTTCATGCTGTGGTTGGGGAGCACTCTGCTTTTTGGCGCAGCGTCGCTGGCGGCGCAGAACACGGTTGACGTTCTCGGCGGCGGGCCACAGCCTGGGAACACCATTGGCTGTGCGGTCAATCCGAATTGCATTCCCGCGGTTTGGTCAACCACCTCGAACGCGGGCTCCGATATTTCTTCGGCGATTGCGGCGAACTTTGTCTTCGCGAAGAATGGCGGCGCACTCGCCACAGACTTTTCCGATTCCACAAATGGGCAAATCTGTCTGGCCGATACTCGCGACCTCACCGGAACTACGCTGTTCGCGCAGATCGCCGCGAATTGTCACGCCAAGGGAGGCCGCGCGCTTCTGCTCATACGCGACAGCGGAGTCACTGCGCCGTCGGCGATTCCGGTATTCACCATATCCACGACGAACGGCGATTTTCTAAAAAACGGTGTGGGATTCAATACGACTACCGGAGTCTCTAACGATCAGATTCGGATCAATGTGGCTGTCGCGACACCGCCGGCGAATCCTACCGGTCAGCATAATTGCCCGGATGGGCAAGCGACTGCTGCATACGCTGGTCCGGGCACGGCGACCTACACGCCGAATGAGAGTCTGTGCCTGCCTGCCGGAGCAGGGCAGGCGGTGGAGCCGAGCATGACCGTCGACTCGCAGGGCACGATTTACATCGAGTCGATTCGCGGCGTGCCGGGAGGCCTTGATCTGTGGCGCTGGTACAAAACTGCTGATGGCGGTCCCAATGCCGACGGAACGTTGCCCTTCAAGTATGAAGGCCAGCCCGATTGCGGAATCTTCTTGAGCGATTTCTGCCGCGAAAGCGGAGTGGTTCCGGGAGGAGGCGATGGCGATGTTGCCTTCAACGGTCCTGATCCCGCGAACATGAGCATTCCCAATTTGGCCGTGGTCAGCCTGAGCGCTGCAGAGGTCACGGGCAGCAACTCCACGAATCGTGCAGATACGTTCAGCACTCCGAACCCGGCTACAGCGGCAGTTCCCTTCGATGATCGCATGTGGATCAATGGCTTCAATGACCCGAACCACGTGTACATGGAGTACCACGATTTTGGAACGACGTCGCAGATCTTTGTACAACGATCAAGCAATGGCGGCCAGAGTTATACCGACGCTACCGGAGTAGCAATTGACGCGGCCACGGAGCCGAGTGTTGGTCCGCCGACCGGCAATATCGCCGGACAGATCAAAGTGGACAACAGCAGTTGCTCGAGTCACGGCAACCTGTACCAGATCTTTGTTGGTCCAGACAATCCCACCGACAATTCGCACAACAGCAGCGCTTATATGAATGCAGCTTATGTGGGCGTCGCTGCAGGCGTGAGCCTCGCGAATCCGGCGCTCACGTTCAAGGACTACAAGATCTTCAGCTGTGGCGCGGGATCGACGTGTTCTACCGGGTTGGGATTGGGCAACCTGTTTCCCGCGTTAGCCGTGGATAACTTCGGCAACGTTTACGCCACGTGGTCGGACAACGCCAACATTTATTACTCGTACTCAAACACGCTCGGGACGCGATGGTCTCCGGCGATCAAATTGACTCAGGGCACTTCCCAAGCTGGGAAGTCAAACCTGTTTCCCTGGATCGCTGCCGACGGCAATGGACACGTCGCCGTCGCGTGGTATGGGGCGGACCAAAGCGGGAATTCGAATACCGTTCCCGCAGCCAGCACTCACTGGAATGTTTTTGTCTCAGAGAGTGTGAATGGCCACGCGATGTCCCCGGCCTTCACCATGAGCCAGGCCACGGACCATTCCAACCACACCGGGCAGATCTCAACCGGAGGCCTGCTCGGCAGCTCCGATCGCAGCCTGGCAGACTTCTTCCAGATTGGCATTGATCCGAATCATCTCGTCAATATCGCCTATGCGGATAACCATGCCGGTCCCTCGGTCTCGTACTTCACCCGGCAAAGGACGGCAGCCGCAGGCATCGCCACGAAAGGGAAATGCGCAGGCACGTCGCATGAGGCTGGCGGCAAAGGCCACGTGAACAGCAAACGCAGTGGACAGGCGACGTTCAGTTTCGGCTACGACGATTCCGTCCAGCCAACCGGCAGCGCCTCCTACAGTGATTCCGGATCTGGGATCAACTTTCAGTCCACCCAACTTCCTACAGCAACGTTTGACGAAGCGGGGCACATCGTGAGCCTTACCGGATCGGGGACCAACAACGGTTCGCCGGTGACCTACAGCATTAGTGCTGCGGACAGCTCGCTGGCCGCTCCAGGGCTGTTCACCATCACTCTGAGCAATGGCTACAGCAACACCGGTACGCTGCTCGACGGAAGCATCACGGTGTATTGACCCGTAACGAAAGACGGAGTCTGCATTGAAAAGCCCGCGCAGTTTGCGCGGGCTTGCTTTTACTGTCCTTGATCATGCGCATGTCTGGGTAAGAGCTGCAGAAATTCAAGGAGAGCATCTAAACCCCTGCACTTGCGATAGATGGCCAACCTTCCGCTGATTTGTGGAGTCCGCAGCTCTCGAAATCGACTCTCGAAAGGCGTCTTCTCCCGGATTTAAGGGTTCTAAATAAGTACAGACTTCGGAGATACCAAATGGGAGCAGCTGCGGTAGATCCCGTGTTGGTACAGGTGTGAAGAAGGACTTCACTGGAGGGAGAAGCCAATGAAATTATTCAATAAGCACTTAGCGTGGACTCTTGCCGTGGCCCTCGGAGGATCGGTGGGCGCAATGAGCGCAGCTGCCCAGGATCGCGACTGGCGTGACCATGATCGCTACGGCCAAGATGGTTATCAGGACTCGTCGAACAATCGTGCCTACCAGGATGGCATGAGGGATGGGCAGCGCGACCGCGCCAGCAATCGCGGTCAACGGTACCGGGGAAGGTACAGCAACGATCCCTCGTATCAGGCAGGGTACAACCGCGGCTACGGCCAGATGAGCGGCAACGGTCGCTGGGACCGTGACCGAAACCGAGCTGGCAACGGCGGATACTACGGGAATGGTGGCTACACCAATGGCGGTTACGGCAATGGGGGCTACAACCGTGGCAATAACCCAGCCCAGCAGGTTGGCTATCAGGATGGTGTGAATGACGGCCAGCAGGATCGCCAGACCGGACACAGCTTCCGTCCGACTCAGCAGCAGGCCTACAAGAACGCTGACCACAACTACAGCCAGGCTTATGGCGACCGTCAGCAATATAGGGACGCGTATCGTTCAGCGTACCAGCAGGGCTATCAACAGGGATACAACGGCGGCGGATTCTATCGCCGTTAAGAGTTAAGCAGAGGCGAACGAAAATGCCCCGCTGCGGCGGGGCATTTTTTGCTGGTAGGCAGATAACGGTCGGCATTCGGGTGCGGCCTCAGATCATCCGTCCAGAGCCAATCGAGGGCAAAAAAGACCCAAACTGCTGCATAACAGTGCAAAATTTGCCTAGTTCCACGGTCTTCGACATGCCGTGATTCCACGGATTCAGAGACTTAGCCTTGGCTCTATAGATGCACAACTTTAAGTTCTTCCCCCAAACACAACGAGGCTATATGTTGCACTCGAGCGCACAGGTTCGGCCAATCAGGGTGGGTATCGACTGGGAACGGCGCCGGCAGCCTCGCCTGTATCTTCCGGTTTCGGTTCGCGTCTCCTGCTTAAGTTCCGTGAGCGATTCGCGGATAGCGGTTATGCGAGACGCAAACATATGCGGCGCCTTCTTCTTTTGTGATCTGGACGTGGCCATCGGGCAGACCGTCTATATACAGCTTGCCAGTCAACAGGCAAAATCTCGCCTCACTGTGAATTGCGAAGCGAGCGTTGTGCGAGTAGAGAAGCCGGCGGTGAACGGCCTCACCGGTGTAGCCGTCGAGTTTTATCGCTTCGAAGTCGAGGATCCCGCGCATGCCAGCGCACCCCTAGGACCTCTTGCCGACTGGAGTGTCGACAGCTTCGACCGGATGTTTGCGCAAAGGCTCGAACTGGAAACGTGCGCGTTCCGCATCCAGGGCGCAGCCTAGCCGGTCTCTCCGGCACGACCTTGATGCTAGTTGTTGGCAGCGTTTTCGTTGGCGGGAAGAAAACGAACTGTAATCGCGTCTGGTCCTAACACCGTAAAAATCATGTGGGTCTCGACCTCGACCGCCTGCCCGTTCCTCATGTAAGGCTCATATCGCCACTGTCTGACGGTCTTGGCGATCGCCGTGGCGAGAACGGAAGCCTGGCCTGGAACCTGGACGTCGTCAACCATCCCCTCGCCGTTGACAATCGCCTTTACGAATATCTGCTTTTTCTCATTTCCGGAAAGTCCTGAATCGGGAATCGAAGGATAAATGACCCTTCGCGGCGCGAGAAATACGCGAAGGCGAGAGCTCGTGTCTGCTGCGGCATCAGCGATTGCTGCATCGCCCAGCACCGATGTCGGGCGAATCGCTTTACCTTTGTCTGGAGACGAGATTGCTGGACGCATTTGCAATGCTGCTGGCGTTACCCCATTGCCAGGAACCGTTTCCCTGGCTGGTGATGTAGCTGCCGCAGCGGCTGACTGGATTCCCGTTGCGGTATGAGCTTGCTCCGACGTATCCGGGCTTAAAGGCTGGCTGACGGGGAGAGGTTCGCGGTGCTTGATCCAGAGGCGTTGTGCCAATGCGCCGCTGAGTGCGACTAGAGACGCTGCGGCCAGAGCTAACGTTAAAGAATATCGGGCAGGCTTTCTCATTGCTCGAGCAGAATTCGCAGCCGCCTCGGCGGCGTGGTGCGCTATCACCCGTGGGAGCTTCCCTAACCGATGCACACTGTTCAGTGACCGCATGCGAGACAAAACGTGCTGCATCATTGCGCCTGGCGGGGCAGATTCGACGATCAAAAGCTTTCGCGGAGGGAAGGCGGCAAACTCTGCTCTTCCAATGACTGGTGCTGGATTCGTCTTTTTATTCGCGGCCCCATAAGCTGTTTGCGAGAGGCACTCCACCATTTTGAGCTGTGTTTGATTCAATATGCGCACGGAGAGACGGCGGAAGTTGCGGAACGTCCAGATAAGATATGCGCGTTGCAAGAAGGATGGTTCTGCATAGCGACATTCGTCGCCGGCAGCGAGTTCCACCACACCACGGCGCAGCTTATCCAAGACCTTCACTGGAACGACCTTGCTGGGGAGGGGCCTAGAATTCTAGCAAAAACCATGCCGTAATTAGATAGCTAACGTCGTATGTTCCGACCTAGCAGTTTTGACGGTTCTTGCGATCAGGCCACGGCCAGACAAATCTCAACAAAGTTCCTTACCAGGGCAGATTCGTGGAGCTTATGCCAGGCCACCCCCACGTCCCACTCAGCTTCGCGCCGGTTGATGTCGCTGAAGCGTACGCCGCTCACGCGCATTTGCCTTGCAGATCGGGGCACGAGTGCAACACCGATGCCGGCGCGCACCAGATTGAGCAGCGTAAACGTGTCTCGCGCCTCCTGCACGACGCGCGGGCTGAAGCCGGCGCTGCCGCATAGCCTGATGCAGTGGTCGTAATAGGTGGTCGATACTTCCCGGCCGATCACGATGAACGGTTCGTGTGCGATCTTCTCCAGCGTTAGCGCGCCGCGAAAACTGCTGGAGGCTGCGATGGTCAGTTGCTCCTTGAGGACCTTTTTCACTGCCAATTCCGCCCGGCGGATGGGTAGACGGAGGAAGCCTACGTCCACCTCGCCGGCGAGCAGGGCCTCGATTTGCCTGGGCGTGGACATGTCCCCGATCTGGATCTCCACACGGGGATGCGCCTCGCGAAATTTGCGCAGCGCGGGAGGAACCAGGCTATGTATGGTCGCGATGCCTACCGCCACACGAAGGCGTCCGGCTTCTCCGCGGACTGCAGCCTGCGTCGCGTCGAAGAGCGAGTCGAGATCGCGAACGATACGACGGGCTTCGCCATACAGAAGAGTGCCGGCGGCCGTGAGGCGAACATCGCGACGGTTGCGTACCAACAGCGGGCCGCCAAGCTTCTCCTCCACACCTTTGATTTGTTTACTTAGCGCCGGCTGCGAAATGTGCAGCAAGTTCGCCGCGCGGCCAAAATGCAATTGTTCCGCCAGCACGAGAAAAGAACGCAGTTCTCGATCCTCCAGTGCCATAACCAATAGTTATCACACGTTGAATTAAGTTTCATTGGAATTATCGAGCAGGGAAGCTTCTAATTGAGAGTTGAGGGTTGTTTCGGGAACAGGAATTAGTCATGACTAGTGCAGGCTTAATTGGGCTCATCGGTACTGTTGCAGCGCTGTGCACGACCGGGGCCTTCGTTCCGCAGATCGTCAAGATCAAGAAGCAGGGCGGAGAAGACATCTCCTTCGCGATGCTCATCGTGTATCTGGTCGGGGTGCTGTTGTGGCTGGTCTACGGGCTGATGTTCCACGCTCCGGCGGTGATCTGGGCAAATGTGGTTGCTGCGATTCTGGTTGCTACTGCTTTAGTACTGAAAGTCACGTGGAGAGGACCTGCTGGGGAAAGCAGCCGCGCCCGCCGCTTACGTGTTGCCGTTGATATGGACGAAGTGATTGCTGACGCGCTAAGCCGTCACCTCAGCCTGTACAACCGCGCGACTGGAGAGAACGTTACCCCTGATGTGATCCGGCAGAAAGGACTGGACGCAGCGATTCCTGCCAAATATCGCGCGGTCTTTGAGAGTCTGCCGCATGAGGATGGATTCTTCGACGATCTTGCAGTGATTCCGAACAGCCAGCATGCATTGCAACTGTTGTCGTCGGAGTTCGATGTCTTCATCACCAGCGCGGCCATGGAGGTGCCGCGATCGTTTGATTCGAAGTTCCGTTGGCTGCGTGAGCACTTTCCGTTCATTCCTACCAGCAACATCGTTTTCTGCGGCGACAAGGAAATCATCGATGCCGACTACCTAATTGACGACCGCCCACGACACTTCGCCGGTTTTCGCGGAACGGGCATTCTCTTCACCGCACCGCACAATGCGCGGGAACATGCTCCGGTTCGTGCAGACAATTGGGATGAAGTACTGGCGATATTGATGAAAAGCCGCTCAGCACTCGGCGTTCAGCATTCAGTTAAGACCGACATCCCTGAGACTCAGGAGCTTGCAATCAGCTAGATTATCTCGGCTTGCGCAAGCGAACTTTCATTTCCAAATAATCGTTGAGATGCGCTTGAGCCGCGCACTGAGGAAGAATCCAAAACAGGCGCCAGACGAAATGATGGTCTTCGCTACGGTGCTCCCAGCCACTTGAAGGTCCTGATGAAGCTGCGCCCCATTCTTGACACCCCTGCTTCACAATCCTTATCCTTAAGTTTTGCCCTGCTGGTCGTATTCTGTGCTGTGGGCTCCTGCGCGAGCCGGCAACCTTACGTGGAGTCGGAAATCCGACGCTGTGGATTATCTCTGCGAAGATCGAAAAGTCTAGGGTAAGCTGGCGATGTTCATCAGTCTTCAAGAGCTAGAAGCAAGAGAAGTCGAGTTCTCTCAGCAACTTGCGCCGGGAACGGTGGAATTGCTGCCGGAACTGCGGCAATCTGGCGTCCTCAAAACCAGGGGACGGGCGGAGCTGCTGGCTGAGCATCGCGGCGGCAAGAATATCGTCAAGGACATCCGCGTTAAGGGCCACTTTTCGACTGAGGTTGAGGCTCGGTGTGCGCGTTGTGTCGAAGCGGTTCCGACTAAAGTCGGAGGCGATTTCGACCTGCTCTATCGTCCGCTGGGCGTTGATGCCGGAAAAGATGAGCGTTCGATCTCAGAGGCTGAGACCGAGATTGGCTATTACTCCGGCAACGGCATCGAACTCGAAGACGTCCTGCGCGAGCAGATCCTTCTGGCATTGCCGGCGAAGATCGTTTGCAGCGAGAGCTGCCGCGGACTGTGTCCCAGATGCGGAAAGAATTTGAATGTCGAGTCCTGCGACTGCGAGGAACAGTCGCCTGATCCGCGATGGGCGGCGCTGGCGGACCTCAAGAACAAACTGAAATAAATTTTGCGCGTGCCCGCCTGGCGGATACGCCGAAGTAAGGAAAAGATCCAATGCCTAATCCAAAACGGCGGCACTCTAAAGCTCGCACCGGACGTCGCCGCGCTCACGACTTTCTCACTCCCCACTCGCTCTCCGAGTGTCCCAACTGTCACGAGAAGAAGATGCCGCACCGTGTATGTCCCAAATGCGGACACTACAAGGGACGCGAGGTTCTCGACACCGAAAAGGCCAGCTAGGTTACAATCGCCCTTCCGCGAATGCCAACCGTAGTCGCCGTCGATGCGATGGGTTCCGACCGGGCTCCGAAGCCCGAAGTCGAGGGGGCGATTCTCGCCTGCCGTCATTACGACGTTCAAGTTGTGCTGGTTGGCCGCGAAGCGGAGATTCGCGAAGAGCTCAAGCGTGAGATCGAGAAGCACCCAACAGTAAAGAATCTGCCGATCGACGTGGTCCATGCCACGGAAGTGATCGGCATGGGCGAGAAGGCTGCCACGGCGGTCCGCAGCAAACGCGATTCTTCCATGCGCGTTGGGCTGAGACTCGTTCGCGAAGGACGCGCTG
This window contains:
- a CDS encoding LysR family transcriptional regulator, with protein sequence MALEDRELRSFLVLAEQLHFGRAANLLHISQPALSKQIKGVEEKLGGPLLVRNRRDVRLTAAGTLLYGEARRIVRDLDSLFDATQAAVRGEAGRLRVAVGIATIHSLVPPALRKFREAHPRVEIQIGDMSTPRQIEALLAGEVDVGFLRLPIRRAELAVKKVLKEQLTIAASSSFRGALTLEKIAHEPFIVIGREVSTTYYDHCIRLCGSAGFSPRVVQEARDTFTLLNLVRAGIGVALVPRSARQMRVSGVRFSDINRREAEWDVGVAWHKLHESALVRNFVEICLAVA
- a CDS encoding DNA-binding protein — its product is MFISLQELEAREVEFSQQLAPGTVELLPELRQSGVLKTRGRAELLAEHRGGKNIVKDIRVKGHFSTEVEARCARCVEAVPTKVGGDFDLLYRPLGVDAGKDERSISEAETEIGYYSGNGIELEDVLREQILLALPAKIVCSESCRGLCPRCGKNLNVESCDCEEQSPDPRWAALADLKNKLK
- a CDS encoding 50S ribosomal protein L32, which codes for MPNPKRRHSKARTGRRRAHDFLTPHSLSECPNCHEKKMPHRVCPKCGHYKGREVLDTEKAS